The Myxococcota bacterium region TGGGTCGAGCTGCCGGCCAGCCCGGCGGCCAAGTGACTCTAGTCGCGCCCGGCGCTGTCCCAGAAGCGGAAGAAGTTGAACCACTGGTAGGGCGTCTCGAGGATGCCCCGCTCCAGCGCCTCGGCGAAGCGCTGCGCCTGCTGTTCGGCGTACTTCTGGCGCTCGCCGCGCGGCACCACGCCCGCCGGCGCGAACGACACGGTGGTCGCGCGGTACCTCGCGGGTCCGATGCGCACGCAGGTGGTGAGCAGCATCGGGCAGCCGAGCACGCCCTGCAGCAGGTAGGGGCCGAGCGGGAACTGCGCCTGCCGGCCGAGGAACGAGACCGACACCGTGCGGTGTTGCTCGGACGGCCAGATGCGGTCGCCCAGGATCCCCACGAACTCGCCGCGCGCGATGGCCTGGCGCATGTCGAACGCCGTGGAGAGCGACCCGGGCTCCACGCGGATCAGCCGCAGCTTGCGCCCGTTCTGAAGTCTCTCGAAGAACGAATTGATGACCGGCGCGTGGCGCGTGAACATCAGCACGT contains the following coding sequences:
- a CDS encoding glycosyl transferase, with protein sequence MAERGSLRALALLRGWHRLFGRRLSVALLFPIVVYFFVTGRASRDASRDFLHTLWATPEGRESLGRPPRARHVFRHLFAFAENLLDRMILWSGDGGLIRIDNHGRELVEALVREKRGGILLSSHLGSFDMLRELSAQTGIVLNVLMFTRHAPVINSFFERLQNGRKLRLIRVEPGSLSTAFDMRQAIARGEFVGILGDRIWPSEQHRTVSVSFLGRQAQFPLGPYLLQGVLGCPMLLTTCVRIGPARYRATTVSFAPAGVVPRGERQKYAEQQAQRFAEALERGILETPYQWFNFFRFWDSAGRD